The Solanum dulcamara chromosome 6, daSolDulc1.2, whole genome shotgun sequence genome contains the following window.
gaggatttttatctttggaatcaATCGGTCTACAACATTTTAAATgtggtttagactcatttgtattaattaattgtcctactgggacatcaactcgaattggaATATTAGCAGCTGAAATATaagatttagtaactcttgatatgtcagtgaatgcatctggcagttgatttgcaatattttgcaaattaattatctattgaACTTtcagttcacatttatttgtacgaggatctaaatagaatagtgataatgcattccaatctatttttcttttcagctaCTTATTTTCTCCCCTAATGccgggtatactgattcatcaaaatgacaatcagaaAATCTTGTggtgaataaatctccagtcataggttccaaatattttatgatagaaggagattcatactcaACATATATCCCCAATATTCTTTGGGGTCCCATCTTTGTGCGTTGTGGTGGAGCAATCGGAACATATActgcacacccaaatattctaagatgggaaatGTCTGGCTCCTAACCAAAAGCCAATTGTAATGGgagactttatgataacttgtgggtctgatccgcacaagacttgctgcatgcaaaatagcatgactCCATAATGAAATGggaagttttgttctcataagcattggtctagcaattaattgaagacgtttaattaatgattccactagaccattttgagtgtGAACATGAGCAACCGAATGCTCAACTGTTATCCCAGTGGACAAACAATAGTCATTAAATGCCTGAGATGTGAactcatcatcattattaagacgaattgtctttattgcataatctgaaaattgtgTTCTTAACTTGACCgtttgagcaagtaatctcgtaaatgtcatattacgagttgataataagcacacatgtgaccatcttgtagatgcatttattaaaatcatataatatttaaatggtacACATGATGGGTGAATGGACCACATATATCACCATGTATACGTTTCAGAAATGCTGGGGATTCAATGcccactttgattactgatggtctagtaatcaatttgccttgagaacatgcagcacaagagaattctttaaattgaagaatcttttggttcttcaaagagtatccatgtgaactctcaattattttgcacaTCGTATTAGAATAGAGATGGCCCAatcggtcatgccaaataataaaatcatttgagttagtaaacTTTTGGTTTACTGTGGcatgtgtttcaaccatgctaatacttgtgaagtataagccggatgaaagagcgggtaacctttcaagtataaactttttgcctgacatcattgtagtaatgtaaagatattcattcttttcatcatttgtagtttcaatatgataattattttgacgaatgtctttgaaacctaataagtttctttgagacttactacaatataatacttcattaattgttaaatttattCCCCCGATAAGTATAACTTTAGCTTTTCCGGATCAttcaattaatcttgtactactagatattgtattaatattaacttctttcataattaaataagagaaatatttctcatctcttaaaatagtgtgtgttgtggTACTATTAATAAGACACATATCATCAAAaatgattttggatccaactgatgactgatgaatttccatattcttcataaataaaaaagatatattataagaatgtgaaaaactaacaacataaaaattttaaaaaattgcacTGCCTAAAGAAACACTTTTACGAAGTACATCATAATATTaaacataataagaaaataataactattttGATAAGATTTATCCCCAGTTAGATGATCAATTCCTCAATCAATACTCATAAAgtcttcagcttccaaatgagtaatatttgatAGATCTCCGaaatcatcatctttataagcaaGTTTTGCctcaatattttcatatttatttgagggagttgcttcattatcatcatttcaaaaattcaaattcgCCTCCACATTATTATCGCTTCttttgagagaggcttgatatagtttcacaaaatgatcaggcgtacgacattcacgtgcccaatgacccttcataccacaccggtggcaaatattgaatttacctctggaaggattattttgaggaactttattgttctcatgtttatttcCATCATGATGACGATAATTATTTCGTTCTCTACCACGTCCTCGTCCACGTCCACGACCACGGCCACGACCGCGGCCgcgataattattttatcttgattCAGACTGATTATACATTGTTACAACATTCGCTTCAGGGAATGAAGCAGACCCAGTGGGACtaacttcatgatttttcatctgcaaagtattattttgctcagccacaaataggcatgtaattaattcagaatattttttgaatCCATTTTCACGATATTGCTGTTGTAGCAACACATTTGAAGCGTGAATAGTGAAAGagttttctcaagtaagtcatTATCAGTGATAGAATCTCCACACAATTTTAACATGAAACTTACCTTGGGgatagcagaattatactctgtcacaattttaaaatcttgaaatcgaaGGTGTATTCAGTCATATCGGGCTTTTGGTAACACCATAAGTTTTAGGTGGTGATACCGATCCTTCAAATTAGTCAATAATTCAAAAGGGTCTTTAACagttaaatattcagtttttaatccttcatgaatatgatgacggAGAAAAATCATGGTATTTGCTTTATCTTGGTTTGATGCGTTATTatcttgtttaatagtatcaccaagaCATTTAGCGTCAAGGtaaatttcagcatcaaggatccatgataaataaattttttcagAAATGTCAAGTGTCATaaactcaagttttgataaatttgacatgataaaactgagatagaaattaattttagaaatagaaaagacaactaaaataaaatttcttcagtagatatacctgatatagaagttaatttatctggaaaaattagagcttcgtgctgataacgtgttataaattaaattgacttaacaaattaataagaaggagAGATAATAAGAAATAGTAAGAGAAAGAAGGAGAATTTTTGTGTGTATTTACTGCAACAAGGGTGCCTTTTTGGATCAAACGTTACACGATGGGGCccattataaaaaaagaattttatttatctCTCTTATATTCTTAGCAATCTGGTATTCCCTCCGTCTCATTAGCTATTTTTAAATGGTAGGGAATATATGTGAGCAACTTTTATAACTATGGAATATATATAAGTCATTTAtgtaacaataaaaaatatatataagctACTTTCATAAAGATATATACGAGCCATTTTCCCTTCCAATTATCGTATAGGCTCTCTTGGAAAGAAATATACTTGTACTGCTTCCGCCTCTCAATGACGTTATGCAAGAGTTTGCATTGAAGATCCTTTAGAAGTTTCTGTTGTCACTCATATGGGAGCATAAGCAACCTATATTCTCCCAACTAAACTTAATGTGAATTCTAAACGTAAACTTAATGGCTAAGAAATTATTAGTGTTTACAATTACACGTTTATCCAacttagattaaaaaaaattaaagaaaataataaaaagatgattttatctaaaataaagtcttttaattaaggGCAAAAAGTCCAAACAAGATTATTAAGGACCTTcacacttttaatatagtactaGTCAAACGTACGTTCTTTGCACGTATGTATTGTgttaattaataatgaatatatatatagaaaacaaATTATTATGtgtataatatattattattaagtacattattatattattaataatgttaaatttttaaaataaaaaatatacttaaaGAGGaacatgataaaaaataaaattattaactttttgattattttttagtgAAGTTGATATGTACCTTTTGCTATGTTCAACTTTATCAACAAAATTGTGAAGGTTTAATGATTTGCCGGAGCATCCATTACTTCATCAAAAGTTTATCAGATTATAATCTAATCTTTATACATAGATATTCCTAGTGACATACATCCAAAGTGTCTATAACGTAATATGAATGAATTGTATTGCTTTGGACGACATGAATTGTATTGCTTTGGACAATCTTCAAATTTGTTATTGTCTATTAAGAATACACTATCGTTTATGATTCtataacttcaaaaaaaaaaatgtaaatatatagaaaatttacctcaaaccaAAGCAAATTTACTTCCACACATGCAATAATCAACACTATCCGAACTTCATGTTAAAGAATGtaaaataccaaaaaaaaattatacaaattctaaatcattttttttcctatttagCCTGCGCCACTTTTGTGAAAGAATCCTAAGTGGATTCTAAATCTGATTAAACAGAGAAAGACAAGAAGTTAGCAATATTATTACTCCTAAAAAGGAATTCTAAACCTACACAACgttattgatatttattatcggcaatatttaatattattaaaataatagtataataattgaagaaaaatagtgaaaaaatgattttatctAAAAGCgaagtcttttaatgaaggacaaaaaGTTCAAACAACATTTTAAGATTCTTcgtgcttttaatataatataaataaatagatatatagatagttaaataaaaaatcacTTAGAACTGTTTGCAAAATTAGGATTCTCCATCGGTGGCCTACTACTATTATTTTCTTTACAAATGGGAAATAATTAATACACAATATTCCTACACGAAAAATCTTTTTCCAACTAAAACTTGacccaaaaaaataatcaaaaaccTTCCAGAACAATAggcaattttgtttttataaaaaaagtggTTAAAAAAAATAGTCCGCAAACGTCCATAAAAAATAGTCACGtcaatcaataaaaaataaatttacactatttaattgacttcaaagtttaaaattaaattatttttatatattgtgtaTGGCTTGAtcttttatataaataatttattattttatgtttttttttcgcATTGTTATTTACCATGACATATAGAAAAAAAAGGTTGGACTTAAACAAGAAGTTGAGCGATGATAGAATTCTAAACCGATACCAAAAACGAATTGTACAAACTTGTATTATTTAGACAACTCTCCATATAACACAAACCAAATTAAACCACAATTCTTTGGCATGTGAAATTGTGTTTCTTAGCCATATCTTGTAACCTATATATAATAATCAGAGCAAATAGAGAAAAGGAAAATCTCTAAAGATGGGGAAAATGGCTAAACTTTTCAAATCAATTATGACCTTCGACTGTTTTTTTATTGGAACTTCATCAAAAAAGAAAGATTGTTGTGACGAAGAGATAAAGATAGATGAGGTGAATTCGAAGCCGTCAAAGAATATAATTGAAGATGTAGATGGGGTgagtttaattatatatattatttcttgtttatactttatatcaaatAATTTGTGTTGCTCATCGTAAGTATATAATTAAACACTTGCTTTAATTGTTCTATCTAGGTCATGGAAATCTACTTCCCAGAAGAAATAATTGTGGAAATCCTCATAAGGTTACTTGTTCAGTCTCTTCTTCGATTCAAATGTGTATTAAAATCTTGGAAGATGTTGATCACTTCGAATTACTTTAAGGCAAAACATTGCAATCATGCCaggaataataaaaaaattcttatttacCGATGGCTTCGTGATGGTACGATTTCATATTATTGTTCTTCTTTATCATCGGCTCAACCAGCTGCATTACAAAAGCTTGGTGCTTGCCCTTCAAATCATCACTACGAAATATTATGTTGTTATGATGGGTTGTCTCTTCTTTTGAGTCGTGATGGCTATTTACTCTGGAACTCATCAACAAATGAATCAATACA
Protein-coding sequences here:
- the LOC129892491 gene encoding F-box/kelch-repeat protein At3g06240-like, whose protein sequence is MGKMAKLFKSIMTFDCFFIGTSSKKKDCCDEEIKIDEVNSKPSKNIIEDVDGVMEIYFPEEIIVEILIRLLVQSLLRFKCVLKSWKMLITSNYFKAKHCNHARNNKKILIYRWLRDGTISYYCSSLSSAQPAALQKLGACPSNHHYEILCCYDGLSLLLSRDGYLLWNSSTNESIQLPNIKLRHISRSTYEEASVGTYGLGYDSITDDYKILKIDNLASNKILALKSGSWRNIDNIFYNYTHHKDTLIFVRGAFHWICRDIRLPKYFMLSFNISNEVYTEILLPDEICKNMPFINRVASVIEGMLCAYCTRLNEGVATFKLWVMKDYGIKESWTLLYTI